The Balneola vulgaris DSM 17893 DNA window CTAATTTAAAGGTAAAACTCTGTGCTTCTCGTTTAGCTGATATATCCCACGCTTCTACGATCGCATCAGTTGAATCTCCATCCTTAGTTAACCAGAAAAGAAGTTCTTTTACTTCATGGTCAACTGCTACCACTTGCACCTTATCAACCACTTTTAGCTGATTTAAACCCAATTTAATATCTAACATCGGCGAGGCCTTCATAACCACAGTATTCGTATACTCGAACATCATTGGCATCAATTGTAGAATATTTGGGGTACAATCTTCCAATTCGAACACTCGTTGCTTAGCCTCGTCTCTTCTTGATGGGTCAATAAACATGACATCGACTTTTTGCTCGTATCTCTCTAGAAAATCCTCCGCAGTAGTATTTACGACTTCGATAGGTGCATTTAGAATCTCAAAATTATGTACTGCTAATTCACAAAGCTCAACATTCGGATCAATGTAGAATCCCTTTTCAAATTTTTGAGAGATATAATAACAATCAACACCCGTCCCACCTGTTAAATCCACAAAGGTTGAACCTGTTAACTGAGAGGTTTTAAACTTGGCCGATATTTCAGAGGATGATTGTTCTAAATTCGTTTTGTGTGGAAATAGAATCCCTTCTTCTTGATGCCATTCTGGTAGCTTCTGTTTTGCTTTTTGACGTGCCTCAATTTGCTTCACAATATCCTTCATAGGTAAATCTGGAAACCTATGAGCCTTTAACATTAAGTCTGCAGCCGTTTCATGTTCATGCTCTTGAATGAATGCTATTACTTCTGCTTTGGTTAAATTCTCTTTCATCAAAGGTTTTGTATTTTGTGATATGAAAATATCTATAATTGGTGCGGGTATCGGTGGTTTATCGGCCGCTTGTTTATTAGCTAGAAAAGGTCATTCTGTTACCATATTCGAGAGAAACGACAATGTGGGTGGTAAAATGAATCAAATTCAAACTGATGAATTTCGGTTTGATACGGGCCCCAGTTTATTCACAATGCCCTATATCTTAGATGAATTATATCTACAATGTGGCACATCCATTGAACAAGAATTAGAACTCGAGCCATTAGATATAAACTGCAGATACTTTTTCCAAGATGGCACTATTTTTAATAATTATACAGACCTCAATCTCACTTTAGATGAGATCAGTAACTTTGCCCCCAATGATGTAGGGGCATTCCTTCAGTTTTTAGATTATGCTGAAGATTTAAGTCATAAAACCACACCTGCTTTTGTACGAAATCCACTGTATGACTTCAGTGACCTTAAAGACCTAAACTTCTTTTCCTTTCTTGGCATTGATGCCTTCACAACGGTTAGTAAGCGAGTTGATAAGACCTTCGAGTCCGATAAGCTCAGACAGTTTTTCAAACGCTTTGCCACCTATAATGGCTCGTCTCCCTATCAAGCACCGGCAACCTTAAATGTAATTCCACATATTGAATTAGGCGAAGGTGGGTATTATGTAAAAGGTGGGCTCTATAAAATTGCTGAATCTCTTTTAAACTTAGCCAGCTCATTAGGTGTACAGTTCCTTTATAATGCGCATGTTGAAAAAATCAATATATCGGACGGGAGTGTTTCCTCAGTCGAACTCACTAATGGTGAGATAGTTATATCAGATTTAGTTATAGCCAATAGCGATGCTACGGAAACTATATCGAAACTCTTGAAAGCTCATTTGCCCGAGAAAAAACTTCAGGCTAGTAAACGCATAGAACCTTCTTGTTCTGGCTTTGTGTTAATGCTAGGTATTGATACTAAGTATGAGCAACTCATACATCATAACATCTTTTTTAGTGATGACTATAAACGTGAGTTTGATCAAATTTTTGTTGATAAGGTTATGCCCGATGACCCAACCATCTACATTGCGAATACCTCATACAGTGATGACGGTCATGCTCCAAATGGTGGTTCCAATCTCTTCATTTTAGTGAATGCACCCTACTTGAGTGAGCACTATGATTGGGAATATTATGAAGAAGTGTATACTAAATTGGTTATCAAAACTCTGGAACGTCGTGGGCTACATCACCTAAGTGAGCATATTGTATACAAAAAGTGTATAACACCCTTAGATTTCTACCAAAAGTATCGTTCTAATAAAGGTAGTATTTATGGTACTTCATCAAATAGTAAAATGGCCGCTTTTGTACGTCCTCGAAACAAATTTAGAGGAATTGAGGGGCTCTACATGGTAGGTGGTTCAACGCATCCAGGTGGTGGAATTCCACTTTCTATTCAATCAGCTTTAAATGCTGTTGAATTAATAGACCGGTACGAATAGCTATTGTGTTTCTACTCGAGCACCAAGGTTAATTACTTCCACATTGTGAATTTTACCTTGATCGATATCGAATCGCATGATGGTGCGTTCTTTTTGGAATCCATGCCTACCCGCAGCTCCAGGATTCATATATAGCATTTTACTGAGTTGTTGGTCGCGTGCTACTCTAAGAATGTGAGAGTGACCACAGATGAACAATTCAGGAGTATTATTTTCCATTTCCTCCCGAATAGGGATACAGTAACGCCCTGGAATCCCCCCAATATGAGTCATCCAAACATCCACTCCTTCACACATAAAGCGCTGGTGTAGTGGGAATTCATCACGAATGTCTTGGCCATCGATATTACCATATACCCCAATTACTGGAGCAACTTCTTTGAGTTGGTCCGCTATTTTGATGGTGCCGAAATCGCCTGCATGCCAAATCTCGTCTCTTCCGTCAAAGTAATCTAATGCCTGGGGATCAAGGTAACCGTGGGTGTCCGAAATAAGCCCTATTTTGATCATCCTTTTTTGCTATCATCTATTTTTATATCCTAGGAACTAAGAAAACACAATTTCTTAAATTCTCCTACAAAAAGCTTAACACAAAAGTTAAATACATCATTCTTTGAAAGGATTCAGCATCATCATTGTAACTTGGAATGGGCTACATCACCTAAAGACCTTTCTCCCATCCGTTTGTGCTACCAATTATCCAAATTTTGAGATCATTTTAGCCGACAATGCCTCTACAGATGGTACCGTTGAATGGGTTTCAGAACACTTTCCTGAAGTAATCATTAAGACATTCGACGACAACTATGGGTATTGTGGAGGCAATAACAGAGCTGCTGAATTCGCTTCCAAAGATATCATGCTCTTCTTGAATAATGATGTAGAGGTTTCGCCCGATTGGTTAAATGCCCTTAACCGTACATTTATTCAAGACGAACAAATTGGTGCTGCGCAGCCAAAGATGTTGGCCTATCAACAAAAAGACTATTTTGAATATGCGGGTGCCGCGGGCGGTTTCATCGATAAATATGGCTACCCCTTCTGTCGTGGCAGAGTATTTGATCATCTTGAAAAAGATTATCAACAATATGACCATGAAGATAGAAATATCTTTTGGGCGAGTGGAGCAGCATTAGCTATAAAATCTAATCTATTCCTGCAACTAGGGGGCTTCGATGAAGATTTTGAATTCCACATGGAGGAAATAGATCTATGCTGGAGAGTACATCGAGCAGGATATAAAATACATTACACTCCGGAAAGTATAGTGTATCACTTAGGGGGTGGTTCACTTCCAATGGGCTCGCCACGCAAAGTGTATTATAATTTCAGAAATAACCTGTTCATGCTTTGGAAGAACTACTCTACTAATGAGTTATTTTTTCGATTCCCAGTTCGATTAAAGTTAGATGTGATAGCGGCGTATAGAGCCCTATTTTCAGGTAATATTAAAGAATTTGGTGCCATTGCTAAGGCTCATCTTCATTTTTTTAAGTCCTTAAACCAAGTTCAGAGAAAACGATCTAATAGCAAAATCCCCCGTCCGAAATTAATAACAGGTAAGTATAACTTCATCTTGGTTTGGCGATATTTTGTTTATGGGCAAAAGACATTCAACGATTTGGATCATTAATGGCACGTAAACCAACTAAAGATCAAATATGGAGTTTTATAAAGAAATGGTGGCTTTCTTTACTACTCATCTATTTTAGTTGGTTAATCCTCAAGCAGTTCTGGTGGGCCTTAGAATACAA harbors:
- a CDS encoding glycosyltransferase family 2 protein, whose protein sequence is MKGFSIIIVTWNGLHHLKTFLPSVCATNYPNFEIILADNASTDGTVEWVSEHFPEVIIKTFDDNYGYCGGNNRAAEFASKDIMLFLNNDVEVSPDWLNALNRTFIQDEQIGAAQPKMLAYQQKDYFEYAGAAGGFIDKYGYPFCRGRVFDHLEKDYQQYDHEDRNIFWASGAALAIKSNLFLQLGGFDEDFEFHMEEIDLCWRVHRAGYKIHYTPESIVYHLGGGSLPMGSPRKVYYNFRNNLFMLWKNYSTNELFFRFPVRLKLDVIAAYRALFSGNIKEFGAIAKAHLHFFKSLNQVQRKRSNSKIPRPKLITGKYNFILVWRYFVYGQKTFNDLDH
- a CDS encoding metallophosphoesterase family protein; this translates as MIKIGLISDTHGYLDPQALDYFDGRDEIWHAGDFGTIKIADQLKEVAPVIGVYGNIDGQDIRDEFPLHQRFMCEGVDVWMTHIGGIPGRYCIPIREEMENNTPELFICGHSHILRVARDQQLSKMLYMNPGAAGRHGFQKERTIMRFDIDQGKIHNVEVINLGARVETQ
- a CDS encoding THUMP-like domain-containing protein, encoding MKENLTKAEVIAFIQEHEHETAADLMLKAHRFPDLPMKDIVKQIEARQKAKQKLPEWHQEEGILFPHKTNLEQSSSEISAKFKTSQLTGSTFVDLTGGTGVDCYYISQKFEKGFYIDPNVELCELAVHNFEILNAPIEVVNTTAEDFLERYEQKVDVMFIDPSRRDEAKQRVFELEDCTPNILQLMPMMFEYTNTVVMKASPMLDIKLGLNQLKVVDKVQVVAVDHEVKELLFWLTKDGDSTDAIVEAWDISAKREAQSFTFKLDDEQEAIPTYDQVLDYLYEPNSAIMKAGAFSTVGTSFDIAKVHPNTHLYTSERLIKNFPGKALKVLGVYKPDKKLIRKLAPNGQINVICRNYLMGANDVKKKYRLKDGGNEFLVFCEGMENKLHMIHASFTDEQL
- a CDS encoding phytoene desaturase family protein, with product MKISIIGAGIGGLSAACLLARKGHSVTIFERNDNVGGKMNQIQTDEFRFDTGPSLFTMPYILDELYLQCGTSIEQELELEPLDINCRYFFQDGTIFNNYTDLNLTLDEISNFAPNDVGAFLQFLDYAEDLSHKTTPAFVRNPLYDFSDLKDLNFFSFLGIDAFTTVSKRVDKTFESDKLRQFFKRFATYNGSSPYQAPATLNVIPHIELGEGGYYVKGGLYKIAESLLNLASSLGVQFLYNAHVEKINISDGSVSSVELTNGEIVISDLVIANSDATETISKLLKAHLPEKKLQASKRIEPSCSGFVLMLGIDTKYEQLIHHNIFFSDDYKREFDQIFVDKVMPDDPTIYIANTSYSDDGHAPNGGSNLFILVNAPYLSEHYDWEYYEEVYTKLVIKTLERRGLHHLSEHIVYKKCITPLDFYQKYRSNKGSIYGTSSNSKMAAFVRPRNKFRGIEGLYMVGGSTHPGGGIPLSIQSALNAVELIDRYE